The following coding sequences are from one Delphinus delphis chromosome 19, mDelDel1.2, whole genome shotgun sequence window:
- the CBX8 gene encoding chromobox protein homolog 8, with translation MELSAVGERVFAAEALLKRRIRKGRMEYLVKWKGWSQKYSTWEPEENILDARLLAAFEEREREMELYGPKKRGPKPKTFLLKAQAKAKAKTYEFRSDSARGIRIPYPSRSPQELASTSRAREGLRNMGLSPPGSSSTCRVEPPRDRDRERERERERERGASRTDDKPSSPGDSSKKRGPKPRKELLDPSQRPLGEPSDGLGDYLKGRKLDDTASGAGKFPAGHSVIQLARRQDSDLAQCGVASPSPAEATGKLAVDTFPARVIKHRAAFLEAKGQGTLDPGGPRVRHGSGTPSSVGGLYRDMGAQGGRPSLIARIPVARILGDPEEESWSPSLTNLEKVVVTDVTSNFLTVTIKESNTDQGFFKEKR, from the exons ATGGAGCTTTCAGCGGTGGGGGAGCGGGTGTTCGCGGCCGAAGCCCTCCTGAAGCGGCGCATACGGAAA GGACGCATGGAATACCTCGTGAAATGGAAGGGCTGGTCGCAGAA GTACAGCACATGGGAACCTGAAGAAAACATCCTGGATGCTCGCCTACTCGCAGCCTTTGAGGAAAG GGAACGAGAGATGGAGCTCTATGGCCCCAAAAAGCGAGGACCCAAACCCAAAACCTTCCTGCTCAAG GCCCAAGCCAAGGCAAAGGCCAAAACTTACGAGTTCCGAAGTGACTCGGCCCGAGGCATTCGGATCCCCTATCCCAGCCGCTCACCCCAAGAACTGGCCTCTACTTCCCGGGCCCGTGAGGGCCTTCGGAACATGGGTCTTTCGCCACCGGGGAGCAGCAGCACCTGCCGAGTGGAGCCCCCTCGGGACCGTGAtcgagagagggagagggaacgAGAGCGTGAACGGGGTGCTAGCCGCACAGATGACAAACCCAGCTCGCCAGGCGACAGCTCCAAGAAGCGAGGTCCCAAGCCCCGGAAAGAGCTCCTGGACCCCTCACAAAGGCCCTTGGGAGAACCCAGTGATGGCCTTGGAGATTACCTCAAGGGCAGGAAGCTGGACGACACTGCTTCCGGGGCAGGAAAGTTCCCAGCTGGCCACAGTGTGATCCAGCTGGCTCGAAGGCAGGACTCGGACCTGGCCCAGTGTGGTGTGGCCAGCCCCAGCCCGGCTGAGGCCACGGGCAAGCTGGCTGTGGACACCTTTCCAGCCAGGGTCATAAAGCACAGGGCCGCCTTCCTGGAGGCCAAAGGCCAGGGCACCCTGGACCCTGGTGGCCCCCGGGTCCGGCATGGCTCAGGCACCCCCAGCTCTGTGGGGGGCTTGTATCGGGACATGGGGGCCCAAGGGGGAAGGCCCTCCCTCATCGCCAGGATCCCAGTGGCCAGAATCCTGGGGGACCCAGAGGAAGAATCCTGGAGCCCCTCTCTGACCAACTTGGAGAAGGTGGTGGTCACCGACGTGACCTCAAACTTTTTGACCGTCACAATTAAGGAAAGTAACACGGACCAAggcttttttaaagagaaaagatga